The DNA region CGCATATTCCTCATGAGTCCCCTAACTAGTGCAACCAGTGCGCCAAATAAAGCCGAAATCCTGATTGAAGCGTTGCCCTGGATCCAGCAGTTCGCCGGCACCGTCGTCGTCGTCAAATACGGCGGAAACGCGATGGTGAGCGATGAACTGCGCCAGGCTTTTACCGAGGACATGGTCTTCCTGCACCATGTAGGCATCAAACCGGTGGTGGTGCATGGCGGCGGCCCGCAGATCAACTCGATGCTCGGCAAACTAGGCATTGAATCTGAGTTCAAAGGCGGCCTGCGGGTCACCACTCCGGAAGCAATGGAAGTAGTCCGGATGGTACTCGCCGGGCAGGTGGGTCGCGAGCTGGTGGGGCTGATCAATGCGCACGGACCATACGCGGTAGGCCTTTCCGGTGAAGACGGTGCGCTTCTGCAAGCAGTGCGTACCGGAACGGTAGTTGACGGCGTCGAAGTCGACTTAGGCCAGGTTGGTGAAGTGATCGGCGTCAATCCGGGCTCGATCCTCGACTTGCTAGATGCCGGTCGAATCCCGGTGATTTCCACCATCGCACCCGAAGTTGGTAAGGCCTCGAGCGTACTCAACGTCAATGCGGACACCGCGGCTGCGGCCCTTGCCGTGGCGCTCCAAGCCTCACGGTTGGTGATCTTGACCGACGTCGAAGGTCTGTATCGAAATTGGCCAGATAAGGACTCGCTCATCAGCGCATTGAGCGTCAAAGAGCTTCGCGAGCTATTGCCGTCCTTGGCCTCCGGCATGATCCCCAAAATGACCGCTTGCCTCAAAGCAGTCGATGGAGGGGTGCGCAGGGCTTCCGTCGTGGACGGACGCAGCCCGCATTCAATGCTCTTGGAAATATTCACTACCGCAGGTAATGGCACCCAAGTCTTCCCAGAAGCTGGGCCGCAAGGAGAAAAGGCATGAACACGGCAAGTTTGCACAGCACTGATTCACGCAGCACCGAGCCGACAGTTTCCGCGCTAGTTCACGAGTCCTCCTCTGCCCAATGGCTTGAGCGCTACCAGAAGTCGCTTATAGGCGTGTTTGGCGCCCCGCAGCGGGTTCTGGTCCGTGGTGCCGGAGCCGTGGTCTGGGACGCCGATGGCAAGGAATACCTTGACCTGCTTGGTGGGATTGCTGTGAACTCGCTGGGGCACGCACACCCGTTTGTCACTTCGGTGATTGCTAGTCAATTGGCCACGCCCGGGCACATATCCAACTTCTTTACTAGCCCCACTCAAATTGCGCTCGCTGAAAAGCTCCTAGAAATCAGCCAAGCACCCCTGGGCTCCGCGGTGTTTTTCGCCAACTCAGGTGCTGAGGCCAACGAAGCAGCATTCAAACTTGCTCGGGCACACGGTAATTCACATGGGAAACCCCGGATCTTGGCGCTTGAGGGAGCTTTCCACGGCCGCACGATGGGCGCGCTCGCCTTGACCGCAAAAGAAGCGTATCGGAAGCCCTTTGAGCCATTGCCGGCCGGCGTCGAGCATTTGCCCTTTGGCGATCTCGGTGCGTTGGAGGCTGCTCTTGCCAACCACGATGTTGCTGCCTTGGTGCTAGAGCCAATTCAGGGCGAGATTGGTGTTCGTCCTTTGCCGGCCGGGTACCTGAAAGCGGCGCGTGAACTCACCCGCGCAGCGGGTGCGCTGTTGATCATGGATGAAGTGCAGACCGGGGCCGGACGCACCGGCAACTGGTTCGCCTACCCAGAAATTTTCGGCCCGGATTTCAACGCTTTCGCTCACCAAGGTGCAGACCTACCGGATGCCATTACCCTGGCAAAAGGTCTGGGCAGCGGATTCCCGATCGGCGCGCTGATCGCGGTGGGGCCCACGACGTCGAAATTGCTCGGCGCTGGCGCACACGGAACCACTTTTGGTGGTAACCCGGTAGCCACCGCGGCGGCACTTGCCACTTTGCACACCATCGAATCAACCGGCCTGCTCAGCCAAGTTCGGGCCCGCGGTGCCGCGTTGCGGGCCGCGCTGGCCGACGTCGAACATGTCACGGCGGTGCGGGGCAGCGGACTGCTGATCGGCTTCGATCTGGACGGCGCCGAATTAGGCAGCGATGGCGGCCCGGCGCTGGTACAGGCTGGGCTGAATGCTGGCTTTATTGTGAACATCCCAGGCCCACGCACCATCAGGTTGGCTCCACCACTCATCCTCAGCGAAGCGCAAGCTGACAGCTTCATTTCCGCACTGCCACAGTTGATCCAATCTGCTAAAGGAGCAGCATCATGACCAGGCACTTTCTTGTTGATACCGATCTGAACCCGCAAGAACAGACCGAGGTGCTTGATTTGGCGCTCCAGCTCAAGCGCAATCCATATTTGCGTCAGCCATTTGCGGGGGTGGGTGCCGGGCGGAAAACCGTTGCGGTGATCTTTGACAAGACCTCCACCCGAACGCGAGTTTCCTTTGCCGCGGGCATTTCAGAGTTGGGCGGTACCCCGCTGATTATTGGCGCAGGCGAATCACAGCTGGGTCATAAGGAGTCCATCGCAGACACCGCGAAGGTGCTCGAACGGATGGTGGCAACCATTGTCTGGCGGACTTTCGCTCAAGTGGGTTTGGAAGAAATGGCTGCCAACTCAAAAGTTCCGGTGATCAACGCGCTTTCCGACGACTATCACCCTTGCCAACTGCTGGCGGACCTGCTCACCATCAAAGAGCACAAAGGTGGGCTCAAGGGTCTGACCATGACTTACCTCGGCGATGGTGCAAA from Renibacterium salmoninarum ATCC 33209 includes:
- the argF gene encoding ornithine carbamoyltransferase; this encodes MTRHFLVDTDLNPQEQTEVLDLALQLKRNPYLRQPFAGVGAGRKTVAVIFDKTSTRTRVSFAAGISELGGTPLIIGAGESQLGHKESIADTAKVLERMVATIVWRTFAQVGLEEMAANSKVPVINALSDDYHPCQLLADLLTIKEHKGGLKGLTMTYLGDGANNMANSYLLAGVTAGMHVRIAAPAEYQPDESVVRDALNRADETGGSVLVTTDPRLAASGADVLATDTWVSMGQEDEKASRAEIFKPYALDAAALALAAADAVVLHCLPAYRGYEIAAEVIDGPQSVVWDEAENRLHAQKALMAWLVERS
- the argB gene encoding acetylglutamate kinase; translation: MSPLTSATSAPNKAEILIEALPWIQQFAGTVVVVKYGGNAMVSDELRQAFTEDMVFLHHVGIKPVVVHGGGPQINSMLGKLGIESEFKGGLRVTTPEAMEVVRMVLAGQVGRELVGLINAHGPYAVGLSGEDGALLQAVRTGTVVDGVEVDLGQVGEVIGVNPGSILDLLDAGRIPVISTIAPEVGKASSVLNVNADTAAAALAVALQASRLVILTDVEGLYRNWPDKDSLISALSVKELRELLPSLASGMIPKMTACLKAVDGGVRRASVVDGRSPHSMLLEIFTTAGNGTQVFPEAGPQGEKA
- a CDS encoding acetylornithine transaminase, translated to MNTASLHSTDSRSTEPTVSALVHESSSAQWLERYQKSLIGVFGAPQRVLVRGAGAVVWDADGKEYLDLLGGIAVNSLGHAHPFVTSVIASQLATPGHISNFFTSPTQIALAEKLLEISQAPLGSAVFFANSGAEANEAAFKLARAHGNSHGKPRILALEGAFHGRTMGALALTAKEAYRKPFEPLPAGVEHLPFGDLGALEAALANHDVAALVLEPIQGEIGVRPLPAGYLKAARELTRAAGALLIMDEVQTGAGRTGNWFAYPEIFGPDFNAFAHQGADLPDAITLAKGLGSGFPIGALIAVGPTTSKLLGAGAHGTTFGGNPVATAAALATLHTIESTGLLSQVRARGAALRAALADVEHVTAVRGSGLLIGFDLDGAELGSDGGPALVQAGLNAGFIVNIPGPRTIRLAPPLILSEAQADSFISALPQLIQSAKGAAS